The Helianthus annuus cultivar XRQ/B chromosome 11, HanXRQr2.0-SUNRISE, whole genome shotgun sequence region CTCACATAGAACAAAATGAGAGATTGAAATCAAATCGCAGACATATAATTAAAACATAAGAAAATTGCTGGAaaaaaaatgattgctgaaaaaaaaagaaaataaccaTGATAATGTGAACACAATAATGAAAACTGCATGTAATATAGAAAACTGTATACCTCTCTTATAAGAGCATGTAGACGTTCTCTCTCAGCAATTGATTTCTTGTTGGCAAGCCACTGATCCCTCCAAGCATCTACTGAAGGTAAACAATATGATAAACAAACTTTTGAAACTACTCGATCAAGAACACATCGTATAGAAAACGTACAGGAAATATTGCCGAAAGTACGAAAAGCTCAAGCATGGAAGATCCAGTTAGGTTGCTGACAAATCTGATAACCATTAGGTACATCATCTTCCATCAATCAATTAACTAAACAAAACCACTGAATTTGATAGTTTTTTCAAAGACATGATAAAAATGAGAAGATCCTTACTGTATAATATATATAAGAAAGCAATTTTtaaccaacccgacccgacccggaCCCGTTTCAACCCAAACCTGTTCCGACCCAAAcatgtttcgacccgaaccaaaatAACCCTTTTTTGTAattgacccattttgacccatgacccgacctgACCTGACCGaaccgacccgtttgccaggtctaacATCAAATGTAAAATATTAACTACCCAATTTGGTAATAAAAATtattactaaaacaaatgttatATTCTCGCTTCACTTTAACAGTTTTGAGAGATGGCTTATAGACAAAATTGAATCCCAACAAATCACAAAGCTATTCTCCTACTCTTTGCATCATCAGGTAGGGATGGTGCTGATTCATAAATAAAAACCTTCTTTCAGAAAGGTGAAATTATACCAAACACATTAAAAAAAGTGTGAGAGCTTTATATAACATAAACGACATCTAAACTTGAGCGCTTTTAACAATTCAGATGAGCAATTGAACTGTAATCAGCAACATTAAACTATTACAATAAATCAATAACAACTAAAACCTAACATTATAACAACAATATTTTAACAGCCATAACCTATCAGTTCTGTATATGCAAATCAATATGTACTGAAATACGAAATTCGGTTCCGGAGACGTCAGAACCCTTTTTCTGCAATTTGAATAGATCAACAGACATCATCACCATCGTCCTCCCATCAGGTTATCTCATCAAAACCGACACACATCAGAAATTATAACATCTGAATTTGTAGAATTAACTAtaaaaaataaatacataaataccTTTGAAAACAAAGATGGTAGTGAGGAACAAATAAGAAATACAAAACCATACTTCGAATGAAGATATTGattactgaaacaaataaggtCCGTGAATCAGAATAAAAAacacaataacataaacatacACATCTCACATATACATACCTTTTTGTAGGAAGTTTTGAATACGGTACTCCGGCTCCGCCGGAGCTTGACGACAGCGCGTGTTGATTCATCGGCGTAGCATGATTACTATTCATAACTAATGATGCAAAATATTGATCTTTATTACATTCTCAAACATCTAAACTAAAGCAGCCAGATTATTATATCATATAAGATATAATCCTCCCTTCCAAGTTTTCACTAATTAACATAAAATTTTATATCTTTTTCCACAAAAAATacataattaatcacaaaagatTAGCCATGAATAGATCAAGATTAGTAAATAATGTATAGTTTATCCCCAAACATCCAACTAACATCAGCATCTCTTTTACAAATAAAAGCACTCTAATGGAATCCTCTGTAGTTAATTCACATCATCCAACTGGTATCTTTATTTACCAAACATAAGTGAGTAATCAATCAGTTGATCATCCAACTGGTATCTTTATTTACCAAACTTAAATCTACACTAATACCTAATATTATCATCAAACACACAAACATTACATTATAAGCATTACAAATCAATGGATGATAATACTGTCCATGTCTCTGTGACTCCATCACTAATTCAATATAGGTATTACAAAGCGTAAACAATCAAACAAAAAAATACCTTCCATCATGTGAAGAACCATATCAAAATTGATGCCAGAACGAATGGCAGCATATCATTCCTCGGTTGTCTCATGGCGGTGGCCATTATCACTACGAAGATCAACAATATCGAGTATGAAGATCCCTGTAACATCGCAGTCAATAACAAAAGATGCAGCAGAGCAGATGACAGTAAAATTGATCCGTTTGTGTTCATCTAAGAATAGCAAAACCATATAATCTTCTAGTTTTGAAAGCACCGATATCAAACGATTTAAGAGCTCTGTTATTTGAAATCGAGCAGAGATCACAACAATGATGTGTTGTTACAGGAAAGAGAGGAATTAAGATTAGATAATAGATATACACGACTTACCTGATCACTGCAACTCGTCTTCGGCATTCAATTTGGTTTTCAATCAATTTCTCCATAAAAACTGGTTGCTTTCGATCGCGATTGAAGATGAAGAAATCTTGGGATCTGGAGATTGTAAATAATAGATTAGAGATCGAttaaagcgaatgaatcaaaaaaTTGTCGGATTACAACATCAAAGATAGAGATAAACATACCTGATGATAATTTTTGTGTTTGAGATTTAGGGTTTTCTGAATGGCCTATTACAAAGAGCGTGGTTATTGTGATTGCAATTAAGATTGGAAGGAAACTGATTTCAAAAATATGGAAAGTCCATCAATCTCTTATCAATCACGGTCAAGGAAAAAGAGGGATGAATGGTGTGGTGCAATCCCGCTCAATTTGTTTCAATAATGGTTAAGAGAATGCCAGGTGGCAATGAGTGGATTAAAATTATGCCAAGTGGCACCAAAATGTATTGTTTTAATATACATaataaatttatcctacacaactagtaatttattctacactttaaattaagttgttttttttaattttgaaaaagtatatattttgaaaaggagttacaaatttaatttagttagttattaaagtaGAAGAATACAAACTAATGATTTatataagtttaccaatatacccttatattaaaattaaatgcaaatattaaatgaagtaaaatgaagcattcctattggttgaaacttcttcttttttcttcttacaaaaaaattcttctcatttgaaccttccactatatatatatatatatatatatatatatatatatgggaaggttcattggggaacactaaaaaaatggggaacagcggggaaccgactcaaacgaactccgattggactcattccagcggcgttggaaccggctcgtcgaactctaactaagatctcttaaccctagatcctaactcctaaactctaaaccctaaagctaaaaaataaggctaaaacctaagctaaaccataaaatctaaactataaacatggttgtaaaaatcccgactagacGCTGATTAATCCTCGATTAATCACCGTTTAATCTCGGTTAATTTTCGATTAATTACAATTAATGGCGATTATATCTGATTAATCCCCggttaatcccgattaatcgctagtcccaccccaccggccgactagcgactagcgattTCTAAAACCATGACTATAAACCCTagaagctaaaccctaaaggctacacctaaagctaaaccctaaagataAACACTacagctaaaccctaaaccctaaagctaaaccctaaggctaaaccctaaaatccaaaccctaatatatttagggtttaggggttatgatttagggttaagagatcctagttagggttcgacgagccgatTCCAAcaccgctggaatgagtccaatcggagttcgtttgagtcggttctccactgttccccacttttttagtgttccccaatgaacctcacaatatatatatatgggttcaaatgagaagaaactatttgtaagaagaaaaaaagaagagatttcaaccaatagaaatgctttatttgactttatttaatatttgtatttaatgttactataagggtaaattggtaaacttacatataTCACTAATTTGTAGTCTTgctctttaataactaactatattaaatatgTAATTATTTttgaatatatattttctcaaaaaataaaaataaaaattcatttataatgtaggataaattatgaggtgtgtagAATAAGTTACGAGttttgtaggataaatttcaatatgtgtaggctaaattttgaaatgtgtaggataacttttgatgtgtgtaagtAAAACATTTTAGTGTGGAGGGTGATAGTATTTATGagtaattaattagtcaaacataataataaatgaaatgagagaaaaactatttagtgttttacaattgtaccctttgttctttttcttctcatttaaattttcttctcaaatgaacctccccatatatatatatatatagggtaaggttcatgcgagaaccacctttattgcgagaatcgcgagaaccaacgtgaacacaacctaaaatagctaaaaaaacctaacccccaacccccccccaaaaaaaaaaaaaaaaacctaacccccccccccacccccaagctaaaatgctaataactaaacccccaaaaaacctaaaaaaatctaaaaaaataaaaaaaatctaatttttttttaaatatttttttatgttaaaatcgctacttttagtagcaagaaaaaaaaatctttttgctactaaaagtagcgattttttttataaaaaatattaattttttttgtgtgtttttagttatttttaggcatttttggttgtgttcacgttggttctcgcggttctcgcaataaagggtgggtcctaacggatctttgtcctatatatatatatatatatatatatatatatatatatatatatatatatatatatatatataggattaggtttaagagtgaacactagtgtagcttgcgaactgagtgaactaatcctggccacaCACGTGTGAAGATCACttgccaggatttgatgttgaaatacactagtgtattttacgatttgatgatgaggtcctagccatacatgtgtgtagatcaatggctaggatttgttcactcaatTCGCAAATATACTAGTGTTCACTTTAGaaccccactatatatatatatatatatatatatatatatatatatatatatatatatatatatatatatatatatatatatatatatatatatgggaaggttctatgcagaacactaaaaaTTGTGAGAACACGTAGAACAAAATGAATCACCCATTTTTacaatcctaaaaacctaaaaagtaaagtAAAATGTTACAAATGGAAGATTTATTGTTTTTCAtactagaatttaaaacaaaatatgaaaaaaaaatcatttttttatataacctacacatatgtGCATTCtgtgtaggttaaattacctacatgtatgtaggcTAAGTATAGGTAAAAATATAAGGTTTTCCAtgcatatataatatacatacgaATGTAGgaaatataaaatttaaaaaatatgaattttaaatcataaaatctagtgatttagagttgttctttttgttctcgcaataattagtgttctgtaatgatcctcatcctatatatatatagggagccgctaaaatagaaaccatccccagttgtaagaaccgtgagaaccactctcaaccaatcagaaaaaggggtattttagtcatttaccccaaatgtcaaatctaCCTTCTCTCTCCTCATTTAAATCACTGACTTTATAACCTCTCTCCTCTCTCATGTTATCTCCTTCAAATTCAGATTCAACCACCATTTACCTCTCTCCTCATTTCCATAACAAGCATCTCCCTTGTTGATTTTCATTTGAAACTGTTCTCTTGCCTTCTTATGACATGAGGTGATATCAACACGGTGAACAATGATCTCGTTGACGGTAGTCCGATCTTACGAAGTTTCCGGCGGAGGATGAGGTTTCCGGTGGAGTCGGATTTGGCTCGCCGGAGTCCGATCATCTTCACGGTAGAAATGGCCCTCTAGTTTCTCCGACGACCCCCAAACGCCGACGACCACCTCTCCGATCAACCCTCTCTCATCATCTCTGATTAATCAGCACCAAATCCTGACCCACCTCTCCCTTACACTCCGGAAGCCCACCTCCACCGATTACCAACAACCACCTCCGATTTGGGGTAGTGAGCTCCGATTTGGAGTTTAGGGTTGGATGTGGTGGTTCTGACGGTGACCGATGGGACCTGTGTTGTTATCTCCGGCGGTGTTTTTAATGTTATGACCTGTGTTGTTATCTTCGGCGGTGGTGGAGTGTCGATGACGGAGGTGGTGGGTGCTCGATGACGGCGGTGGAGTGCCGATGTTGGAGGTGGTGGGTGCtcgatgatggtggtggagtgtcgTTGTCGGAGGTGGTGGGTGCTCGATGGCAGGTGGTGGGCGCTCGATGTCGGAGGTGGTGGGTGCTCGATTTGATTTTGGGTATGTACAtcattttgttattgttgatGGGGTTTTCTTTGATTTGATTTTGGGTATCTACATCATGTTTGGTTGTTATTGTTACTGGGTTTTTGTTGGGTTTGAATCTGGGTTTTTGTTGATGAAGTGGGTGCTTTTTTGATGAACTGGGTTTTTGTTGGTTTTGAATCTTGTTGGTTTTGAATCTTGTGGTTTGAATCTGGTTTGTTCTTGTTTGATCAGTGACTGTGGGGTTGATATGTTTTGGATTGGAtggcgatgatgcaaaaaaaaaaaaaaaaaaaaaaaactagattttgatgacgatggcgcggcaaggacggcggagggtaggtttttgaacctgcaaccccactttgcagcctttttgattatcggaaaatctgagccaaaccacGTTTTTTTtagatacactttgttttgatgttgttgtttcaaaaaaaaatatgagGCGTCGATGACGATAACAacctatctgagacacctaccgagtttgCGATTTTCTGGGTGCATTTGTTTTGCGATttatgggtgcgttcgttttaacgtaaaacgtaaaaacgtaaaaagttttacgcaaaacgtaaaaagttttacgtaaaaatttcatgtaaaacgtaaaacataaaaattttacgtaaaacgtaaattttttaacataaaaagtaaaacgtaaaaagttttacgtaaaatatTTTGTGTGTTGGGTTTTTTTTAGGCGTCGATGATGAAAACAATATATCCGAGACGCTTcaccgagtttgcgatttctgggtgcgttcgttttttcctaaaaaagtttttgtaaaaaaaaaaataaatcgtaaactttttgacgtaaaccgtaaactttttaacgtaaaaagtaaaaagttttaggtaaaacgtaaaaaacgttaatgtaaaaacgtaaaacgaaaaaacgtaaaacgtaaaaatttaacgtaaatcggaaaacgtaaaaagtttaacgtaaaacgtaaaaagttttacgtaaaacgtaaaaagtttaacgtaaaaaaacGCCGCTTGAAAAAATcgagcgtaaaacgtaaaatgtaaaatttttaacgtaaaacggaaaaacggcgcgttgaaaaaacgacgcgtgaaaaagccgggcgtaaaacgtaaaaaaccgacgcgtaaaacgtaaaaaaccgacgcgtaaaacgtaaaaaaccgacgcgtaaaacgtaaaaaaccggggcgtaaaacgtaaaaaatcggggcgtaaaacgtaaaataacgttaacgtaaaaaattggcgcgtaaaatgttaaaaaaacgttaacgtaaaaaaccggggcgtaaaataacgttaacgtaaaaaattgGCGCGTAGAACGTTAAACGTTTTACGtagaacgtaaaacgtaaaaagtttaacgtgaaacgtaaaaagtttaacgtgaaacgtaaaaagtttacgtaaaccgtaaacttttttatcgtaaaacgtaaacttttttatcgtaaaccgtaaacttttttatcgtaaaacgtaaacttttttgacgtaaatcgtaaaaaaacggcgcgttaaaacgtaaaaattttaacgtaaaacgtaaaaaaacggcgcgttaaaacgtaaaaaatttaacgtaaaaaaacggcgattTTCGGTTGCGTtcggttttgcgtaaaaacgttttttgtaaaaaaaaaataaaccgtaaacttgttaacgtaaaccgtaaactttttatcgttaaacgtaaaaacgtgaagcgtaaaaagtgttacgtaaattttttcgtaagttttacgtaaaacgtaaaaagtttatcgtaagttttacgtaaatttcgtaagtttttcgtaaatttttttcgtaagttttacgtaaactttttcgtaAGATAAACACTATAGCTAaacccaatgaacctcacactatatatatatatatatatgggatcctaagagaagtccaccctatatgagaaacttgagaagcattctggaccacacatttttctaagcctttcgtaatatacacatatgtatagtttaaaattgactatatgcatatatatgcatatagtcaattttaaactatacatatgtgtatattacgaaaggcttagaaaaatgtgtggtccagaatgcttctcaagtttctcaactagcctatcacttctcacatgatccttttcctatatatatatatatatatatatatatatatatatatatatatatatatatatatatatatatatatatcaaagaaAAGTGTTTGCCTTAATCATCTCTAAAAATTTCATCCCAGATGTATTGCCTTTTTGGTTAAGAGAGCTTGTCATTTCTGGCTTTCAAATTAAACCGCAGAGTTACAATATAAATAGATTGCAATATCTTCTTGTGAGTTGTGACTCTCTTTGTAACTAATTAGATTTTGTGTGGACggactaaggggctgtttggcaggTTTGAACTAGTAAGtgttaaaccagtaagaggtctgaactattaagagcttgtataatgcttaactgtttagaggcaaatgtctgaccaattcagattagaggtcttaaccattcataCTCTGTATAATGCTAACCTTTCAAAAGCAAacgtctgaaccattcagacatctgctcgtgaaacaaacagtctgaactattaagtgctgaactagtaagaggtctgaaccattaagagcctcattaagaggtaaacaaacaacccctaattAAGATAAACTCGATCCTCGGTGAAATCAAATCTTTGATATTCCTTTCGCTGAATAATTGTATTTGTGTTAAAGGGTTGGACTTAACTTGAAAATGTGTTGTTTTGCAAATGTTTTTCCGGCTTTGCTAGAAGGCGTTCGGTGTAGTTAATGAAAGTcacagtttaaaaaaaaactaattaataCTAACGTGTCATACATTTTATCGGTATGAAACTCTAAGGCTACATGGTAAGGTCCTGTCACCCACCCCCGTCTCGGTGTAGCTAATGTTTTCTCGGTTCCGGGATATTATCCGACGctagaaccgaaccaattctcgCAATATTCATCAAATGCGTTTGCATCATTCCAACACTCGCCGAACCAATTCGCTCAATTCTCTCAAAATCAAGCCCTTCAACAAATGATGATGCGAGGTGCTTATAATTTCCCACCGAACCCGACACCACCCGTTCAACCCCAACCGATCCCGACGCAACCCTTTCAACAATCCGAACCCGACGACGATGCGGAGGTTGTTCCCGAAACCCAACCgcctaaagaaaaaggaaaacgaAAAAAAGGCAAGCAAGTGGTGGGTGAGCAATCGTCCAAACCGAAGTCGACTAAGTGGACGCCAATCGAAGAAGAAGCCTTAGCCAAGGCTTACATAGGCACGTCTACACACCCGACAAAAGGTTCGTATTTTTTTTAAGGTTTATCTTTTTttaaagtttatatatttttttaaagttcatacatttttttaaagtttgtttttctaacttttttgttaacaatttctaattttttaaagtttgtgtatttttttaaatttttaaattttgttaacAGTTTGATTATTTTGtttaaagtttttttattttgttaagagtttatatattttgtttaactttatatattttgtttgtttttttataggtAATAACCAAACGGGTGACGGGTTTTGGTCCAAGGTTTTGGTGAAGTTCCTCGACCTTATGGACCAAGGCCCGTATCGAGATATCGACTCGGTATCATCAAAGTGGCGGAAAATGAACGCGTCCGTCAATAAGTTTTGCGaggaatataataaaatatatacaagTGGGCGTCGTAGCGGCATGAGCGACGACGATGTGTTCAAACAAGCGTTGGAGAAGTATAAGGCGAACAATGGTAATACCAACTTTGCTCACGTTCGCGCGTGGGAAATTTTGAAAACGAAACCAAAATGGGCGCCGATTCCCAACGAGGTGGAGATggcgaaacgccaaaaaacatcgAAACGGGTAGTTTTAGCGCCGATGGATCGGACGCGAGGTgtcacataaacttaaatgatGACGCCGACTTTGACGAAGAGGAGTACGCCGTACATGAAGCGGAGCGTCCACCGGGCCGAGGCAAATCAAAGAAGGAGCGGGCCAaggggaaagaaaaggaa contains the following coding sequences:
- the LOC118484073 gene encoding caldesmon-like; this encodes MMMRGAYNFPPNPTPPVQPQPIPTQPFQQSEPDDDAEVVPETQPPKEKGKRKKGKQVVGEQSSKPKSTKWTPIEEEALAKAYIGTSTHPTKGNNQTGDGFWSKVLVKFLDLMDQGPYRDIDSVSSKWRKMNASVNKFCEEYNKIYTSGRRSGMSDDDVFKQALEKYKANNEEYAVHEAERPPGRGKSKKERAKGKEKEKVDPKMEEFMEHLKMYNDVSAQKTKAKERAVEEKSRVAEEKLREKVRLSNEKIRISDEKIRLKEWEIITMDVDEYPEPKRSMLKKLQTDIMKKHNII